The following are from one region of the Klebsiella aerogenes genome:
- the slmA gene encoding nucleoid occlusion factor SlmA, giving the protein MAEKQTAKRNRREEILQSLALMLESSDGSQRITTAKLAASVGVSEAALYRHFPSKTRMFDSLIEFIEDSLITRINLILKDEKDTTARLRLIVLLILGFGERNPGLTRILTGHALMFEQDRLQGRINQLFERIEVQLRQVMRERKMREGEGYTVDETLLASQLLAFCEGMLSRFVRSEFKYRPTDDFDARWPLVAAQLQ; this is encoded by the coding sequence ATGGCAGAAAAACAAACTGCGAAAAGGAATCGTCGCGAAGAAATACTTCAATCTCTGGCGCTGATGCTTGAATCCAGCGATGGTAGTCAACGAATTACCACGGCGAAGCTGGCGGCCTCCGTCGGCGTGTCCGAAGCGGCGTTATACCGTCATTTTCCCAGCAAAACCCGCATGTTTGATAGCCTGATCGAGTTCATTGAAGACAGCCTGATTACGCGCATCAATTTGATATTGAAAGATGAAAAGGACACCACGGCTCGTCTGCGCTTGATTGTTCTGTTGATTCTTGGCTTTGGCGAGCGTAATCCTGGGCTGACGCGTATCCTCACCGGTCACGCGCTGATGTTCGAACAGGATCGGCTACAGGGCCGCATCAATCAGCTCTTCGAACGTATTGAAGTTCAGCTGCGTCAGGTGATGCGCGAAAGGAAAATGCGTGAAGGGGAAGGCTATACCGTCGACGAGACCCTGCTGGCAAGCCAGCTGCTGGCGTTCTGCGAAGGTATGCTGTCGCGCTTCGTGCGCAGCGAATTCAAGTATCGCCCAACGGATGATTTCGACGCCCGCTGGCCGCTGGTCGCCGCGCAACTACAATAA
- the dut gene encoding dUTP diphosphatase: MMKKIDVKILDPRVGEQFPLPTYATSGSAGLDLRACLDDAVELAPGATTLLPTGLAIHIADPSLAAVILPRSGLGHKHGVVLGNLVGLIDSDYQGQLMVSVWNRGQQSFTIEPGERIAQMVFVPVVQAEFNLVEEFDATDRGEGGFGHSGRK; the protein is encoded by the coding sequence ATGATGAAAAAAATCGACGTTAAGATTCTGGATCCGCGTGTTGGCGAGCAGTTCCCATTGCCGACCTATGCCACCTCCGGCTCCGCCGGACTTGACCTGCGTGCCTGTCTTGACGACGCCGTAGAGCTGGCGCCGGGCGCAACCACGCTGCTGCCGACTGGCCTTGCCATTCATATCGCCGATCCGTCTCTGGCGGCGGTGATTCTGCCGCGTTCTGGTCTGGGCCATAAACACGGCGTCGTACTGGGCAACCTGGTTGGCCTTATCGACTCTGACTACCAGGGTCAGCTGATGGTTTCCGTCTGGAACCGCGGCCAACAGAGCTTCACTATCGAGCCTGGCGAGCGCATCGCGCAGATGGTCTTCGTACCGGTGGTACAGGCGGAATTTAATCTGGTGGAGGAGTTTGACGCCACCGACCGCGGTGAAGGCGGCTTCGGTCACTCAGGGCGCAAATAA